One Equus quagga isolate Etosha38 chromosome 5, UCLA_HA_Equagga_1.0, whole genome shotgun sequence genomic window carries:
- the WDCP gene encoding WD repeat and coiled-coil-containing protein, which translates to MELGKGKLLRTGLNALHQAVHPVHGLAWTDGDQIILTDIQLHAGEAKFGDSKVIGQFEHVYGVSWAPPSTADMPALLAVQHKKHVIVWQLCPSITETSKWPMSPTCEIRKSLPILPQGCVWHPKSAVLAVLTAQDVSIFHNVRCDSSWVKATIDTQGLIHCACWTQDGQRLVVAVGSSLHTYIWDSAQKTLHRCPFYPVFDVDSCVRSIGATVDSQVAVATELPLDKICGLSASETLDVLPSGEDTCLCSLPLEEVLFVDKEAFASETNSETSVSPFSSSSDPVDLTHIQFSRSESEGNSLICLRKKDHLTGTGLDSSYLALVTFEQVVTQTRKVAIPGILVPDLIAFNPKAQVVAVASNTCNIIFIYSVNPSYMPNIQQVQLESSERPKGICFLTDKLLLILIGKQKSTDLAFLPSSKSDEYIIHLIVREVMLEEECPIAPSGNESGYSAFSTLLNKADRKKLLESLSPDFCHQTRGLLLTANGSRQSGRPGGSLVKGIRTPPSSVCGGSIALETLGAEPVNWSVTLPRPSSTPEHTSTPDPPHPPQRRNLPKEKETYQLSEELEILSRKLIEVQRCLSELTDFLHNGKKSTPVYPCSRDLPYVHITYQKFYYVGPVVEKRAVLLCNGKLRLSTVQQTFGLSLIEMLHDSQWILLCADSEGFIPLTFTATQEIIIRDGSPRSNVFRDSLSQSLDPSPSHEVFRDHTAQSVDATGCSNHLGRMA; encoded by the exons ATGGAGCTGGGAAAAGGAAAACTTCTCAGGACCGGGCTGAACGCATTGCATCAAGCAGTCCACCCAGTTCACGGCCTTGCCTGGACTGACGGGGATCAGATCATCCTGACTGATATACAGCTTCACGCTGGAGAGGCCAAGTTTGGGGACTCAAAGGTCATTGGACAGTTCGAACATGTGTATGGGGTGTCCTGGGCCCCACCTAGTACGGCTGACATGCCCGCTCTGCTCGCTGTCCAGCACAAGAAGCATGTCATTGTGTGGCAGCTGTGTCCCAGCATTACAGAGACAAGCAAATGGCCGATGTCTCCAACCTGTGAGATTAGAAAAtccctccccatccttccccAGGGCTGTGTGTGGCACCCAAAAAGTGCTGTCCTGGCTGTGTTGACTGCACAGGATGTCTCCATTTTCCACAATGTTCGCTGTGACAGTTCCTGGGTAAAAGCGACTATCGACACCCAGGGCCTCATTCACTGTGCGTGTTGGACCCAGGATGGCCAGAGGCTGGTGGTGGCTGTAGGCAGCAGCCTGCACACTTACATTTGGGACAGTGCTCAGAAGACTCTTCACAGGTGCCCCTTCTACCCAGTGTTTGATGTGGACAGCTGTGTGCGCTCCATTGGAGCCACTGTTGACTCACAGGTCGCCGTGGCCACTGAACTTCCACTAGATAAGATTTGTGGCTTAAGTGCATCTGAAACCCTTGACGTTCTGCCTAGTGGTGAAGACACTTGTCTGTGTAGCTTACCACTTGAGGAAGTGCTCTTTGTGGATAAGGAGGCATTTGCTTCTGAAACGAATTCTGAAACgtcagtttctcccttttcttcctcttcagatCCTGTGGATCTAACTCATATACAGTTCAGTAGATCTGAGTCTGAGGGTAATTCTCTTATTTGTCTAAGAAAAAAGGACCACTTGACGGGAACTGGCCTGGATTCTTCATATTTAGCCCTTGTGACCTTTGAGCAAGTGGTTACCCAGACCAGAAAAGTCGCTATCCCAGGCATTCTGGTTCCTGATCTAATAGCCTTTAATCCTAAGGCACAGGTGGTGGCAGTGGCTTCCAATActtgtaatataatttttatctattcTGTCAATCCATCATATATGCCAAACATCCAGCAAGTTCAGTTAGAGAGTAGTGAAAGACCAAAAGGCATATGTTTCCTGACAgataaattattgttaattttgataGGAAAACAAAAGTCCACTGATttggcatttcttccttcttcaaagtCTGATGAGTATATCATTCATTTGATTGTTAGAGAAGTAATGTTGGAGGAAGAGTGTCCAATAGCACCAAGTGGAAACGAGAGTGGCTACTCTGCTTTCAGTACTCTGTTAAATAAAGCAGATAGAAAAAAGCTACTTGAAAGTCTTTCCCCAGATTTTTGTCACCAAACCAGAGGGCTCTTGTTAACAGCTAATGGCAGTAGGCAAAGTGGAAGGCCTGGAGGAAGCCTTGTTAAAGGAATCAGAACTCCTCCATCCAGTGTCTGTGGCGGCTCCATAGCCCTGGAAACTCTGGGAGCTGAGCCTGTTAACTGGTCGGTGACACTGCCCAGACCCAGCAGCACACCAGAGCACACCAGCACCCCGGACCCGCCTCATCCGCCTCAAAGAAGGAACTtaccaaaggaaaaggaaacgtATCAGCTATCTGAGGAACTGGAAATTTTATCTAGGAAACTCATTGAAGTGCAGCGATGTCTTTCTGAGCTCACAGACTTTCTACATAATGGAAAGAAATCCACTCCAGTGTATCCATGCTCTCGGGATCTGCCTTATGTTCACATCACTTACCAG aAATTTTATTATGTAGGTCCTGTTGTTGAAAAAAGAGCTGTGCTCCTCTGCAATGGCAAACTAAGGCTCAGTACAGTTCAGCAGACTTTTGGCCTCTCCCTGATTGAAATGCTGCACG ACTCCCAATGGATCCTGCTCTGTGCTGACAGCGAAGGCTTCATCCCATTAACTTTCACAGCCACACAGGAAATAATCATAAGAGATGGCAGCCCCAGGTCCAATGTCTTCAGAGACTCTCTGTCTCAGAGCCTTGATCCTAGCCCTTCTCATGAAGTCTTCAGAGACCATACTGCCCAAAGTGTAGATGCCACTGGCTGTTCTAACCACCTAGGCAGAATGGCCTGA